A genomic window from Haladaptatus caseinilyticus includes:
- a CDS encoding cupin domain-containing protein: MDTSALPDHEPTEVTDGVFLAQLAAGNRMSIQHFHIEPGATVPEHSHEHEQTGFIYSGALTFLVDGEEIIIEERDSYAIPGDEPHAAENKTDEPVRGIDVFSPPRLDVPWK; the protein is encoded by the coding sequence ATGGACACGAGCGCACTCCCAGACCATGAGCCCACTGAAGTAACCGATGGCGTCTTTCTCGCGCAGTTGGCCGCCGGGAACCGGATGAGCATTCAGCATTTTCATATCGAACCCGGCGCGACGGTGCCGGAACACAGCCACGAGCACGAACAAACCGGATTCATCTACAGCGGTGCGCTGACGTTCCTCGTGGATGGCGAGGAAATCATCATCGAAGAACGGGATTCCTACGCGATTCCCGGCGACGAACCACATGCTGCGGAGAACAAAACCGACGAACCGGTTCGCGGAATCGACGTGTTCAGCCCGCCACGACTGGACGTGCCGTGGAAGTGA